The Deinococcus wulumuqiensis R12 genome has a window encoding:
- a CDS encoding enolase C-terminal domain-like protein, whose translation MSAAVRTIEAISYRLPLTSKLAWGAHSALSAAEHVLVRVTLTDGSVGVAEATPRPTIYGETPGSVVAILRHLEPALLGVDIGDEAALNRVRNGVAGNHTARGALDMALWEARAASRGESLFDTLLGPKERVRVSFILGIATPAEMLDEAERVVSAGVRCLKVKVGRDAAHDLKVIAELRRRYGDDVQLYADSNETLTPDLAPDVLAAMRDAGLTYVEEPLPVRDLRARAALHAAGVLPIVADDSCFTPADLERELDFDTFDVLNVKTARNGFTDGLHMLRRAAEQGKRGMVGSQASTGLGTLHAALLSTQAEVTEPCELSFVLKLGADLLNKPIEFRDGWLNVPELREHGLDEAKLAQYRV comes from the coding sequence GTGAGCGCGGCGGTCCGGACGATCGAGGCGATTTCCTACCGTCTGCCGCTGACCTCGAAGCTGGCCTGGGGCGCCCACTCCGCGCTGAGTGCCGCCGAGCACGTGCTGGTGCGCGTGACCCTGACCGACGGCAGCGTGGGCGTGGCCGAGGCGACCCCGCGCCCGACCATCTACGGCGAGACGCCCGGCAGCGTGGTGGCCATCCTGCGGCACCTCGAACCCGCGCTGCTGGGGGTGGACATCGGGGACGAGGCGGCTCTGAACCGGGTCCGGAACGGCGTGGCGGGCAACCACACGGCGCGGGGGGCGCTCGACATGGCGCTGTGGGAAGCGCGGGCGGCGTCACGCGGAGAGAGCCTCTTCGACACCCTTCTGGGGCCAAAGGAGCGGGTGCGTGTCAGTTTCATCCTGGGCATCGCCACGCCCGCCGAGATGCTGGACGAGGCCGAGCGGGTGGTGTCGGCGGGCGTGCGCTGCCTGAAGGTGAAGGTGGGACGCGACGCGGCGCATGACCTGAAGGTGATTGCCGAACTGCGCCGCCGCTACGGGGACGACGTGCAGCTCTACGCCGACAGCAACGAGACGCTGACGCCCGACCTCGCGCCCGACGTGCTCGCGGCGATGCGGGACGCCGGGCTGACCTACGTGGAGGAGCCGCTGCCCGTCCGTGACCTGCGCGCCCGCGCCGCGCTGCACGCCGCCGGGGTGCTGCCCATCGTGGCCGACGACTCGTGCTTCACGCCCGCCGACCTCGAACGCGAACTCGATTTCGACACCTTCGACGTGCTCAACGTCAAGACCGCCCGCAACGGCTTTACCGACGGGCTGCACATGCTGCGCCGCGCCGCAGAACAGGGCAAACGCGGCATGGTCGGCTCTCAAGCGAGCACCGGCCTGGGCACCCTGCACGCCGCGCTGCTCTCCACCCAGGCCGAAGTGACCGAGCCGTGCGAACTGAGTTTCGTGCTCAAGCTCGGCGCCGACCTGCTGAATAAGCCCATCGAGTTCCGGGACGGCTGGCTGAACGTGCCGGAGCTGCGTGAACACGGGCTGGACGAGGCGAAGCTGGCGCAGTACCGCGTTTGA
- a CDS encoding ATPase, translating into MSSSPLPGLRAADSPPTFLPGPAERPLGDLPLTVLVGVTGVGKSTALAALREADPALKVLPDRREVTDAVMILPLSGGPVSDREERFRLTALYRQTHPGGMAQALGSLLADTGHWGEQPVFDGLRGEDEVRYAAAHFPRWRFVALGAPDAVRVRRLLGRGDHFDQIRTEGAEDLRAALEGLKGSAEVFTAAELDDLAALVKEGHRPEDILAKTKIVLSERRNYDPAAAEAALRTLPPERALMLDTVQLSPEQVGAAVRAWAGGKA; encoded by the coding sequence ATGTCCAGTTCTCCTCTGCCCGGTCTGCGGGCCGCCGACTCGCCCCCCACCTTCTTACCCGGCCCCGCCGAGCGGCCCCTGGGCGACCTGCCGCTGACCGTGCTGGTCGGCGTGACCGGCGTGGGCAAAAGCACCGCGCTGGCGGCGCTGCGGGAGGCGGACCCCGCGCTGAAGGTGCTGCCCGACCGCCGGGAAGTGACCGACGCGGTGATGATTCTGCCGCTCTCGGGCGGGCCGGTCAGCGACCGTGAGGAACGCTTTCGCCTGACCGCGCTCTACCGCCAGACCCATCCCGGCGGCATGGCACAGGCGCTGGGGTCCCTGCTCGCCGACACCGGGCACTGGGGCGAACAGCCGGTGTTCGACGGCCTGCGCGGCGAGGACGAGGTGCGCTACGCCGCCGCGCACTTTCCCCGCTGGCGCTTCGTGGCGCTGGGGGCGCCCGACGCGGTGCGGGTCCGGCGCTTGCTGGGCCGGGGCGACCACTTCGACCAGATTCGGACGGAAGGCGCCGAAGACCTCCGCGCCGCGCTGGAAGGATTGAAGGGCAGCGCCGAGGTGTTCACCGCCGCCGAACTCGACGACCTCGCCGCGCTGGTAAAGGAAGGCCACCGCCCGGAGGACATCCTCGCCAAGACGAAAATCGTGCTGAGCGAGCGGCGCAACTACGACCCCGCCGCCGCCGAAGCCGCGCTGCGGACCCTGCCCCCCGAGCGGGCGCTGATGCTCGACACCGTGCAGCTCTCGCCCGAGCAGGTGGGCGCGGCGGTGCGGGCCTGGGCCGGGGGCAAGGCGTGA
- a CDS encoding 4Fe-4S binding protein, translated as MLRGVLDQLGEMGNLVPRYTQPRCLLDRHAVGGCAVCVEACPHEAVTVNAGGYAVEIDPERCTGCGLCVQSCPSGALEYDLLAPLESVQGQRGGAASEATLTCSQSGAGGPQLPCLGRVTPALLTAAGGWGIPLTLIHGECGSCSVGRPDVPQRLLNALHETQTLRRATGRPAEVTLRPAVPEDGERAQNLTRRGAFGALFRSGSQQLAQRLPERPLPFVDWSEPAERTPAEWQWRKKALGTPLPQDVGIDWPAPVVDETCIDCPVCANVCPTQAITRDLQPEGGVRLLLDLSACTGCMACLRSCPPQAIHEQRQWLAPAFELPILLRESDSVM; from the coding sequence ATGTTGCGCGGCGTTCTGGACCAACTCGGCGAGATGGGCAACCTCGTGCCCCGGTACACCCAGCCGCGCTGCCTGCTCGACCGGCACGCGGTGGGGGGCTGCGCGGTGTGTGTGGAGGCCTGCCCGCACGAAGCGGTGACGGTGAACGCCGGAGGTTACGCCGTCGAAATCGACCCTGAGCGCTGCACCGGCTGCGGCCTGTGCGTCCAGAGTTGCCCGTCGGGGGCGCTGGAATACGACCTGCTCGCGCCCCTGGAAAGTGTGCAGGGGCAGCGCGGCGGCGCGGCCAGCGAAGCCACCCTGACCTGCTCGCAAAGCGGCGCGGGCGGGCCGCAACTGCCCTGCCTGGGCCGCGTCACCCCCGCCCTGCTCACGGCGGCGGGGGGCTGGGGCATTCCGCTGACCCTGATTCACGGCGAGTGCGGCTCCTGTTCGGTGGGCCGCCCCGACGTGCCGCAGCGCCTCCTGAACGCGCTGCACGAGACCCAGACCCTGCGCCGCGCCACGGGCCGCCCCGCCGAAGTGACCCTGCGCCCGGCGGTGCCGGAGGACGGCGAGCGGGCGCAGAACCTCACGCGGCGCGGGGCCTTCGGTGCCCTGTTCCGCAGCGGGTCGCAGCAACTCGCCCAGCGCCTGCCCGAGCGCCCGCTGCCCTTCGTGGACTGGTCCGAACCTGCAGAGCGCACCCCCGCCGAGTGGCAGTGGCGCAAAAAGGCGCTGGGCACGCCGCTTCCGCAGGACGTGGGCATCGACTGGCCCGCGCCGGTGGTGGACGAGACCTGTATCGACTGCCCGGTGTGCGCCAACGTCTGCCCTACCCAGGCCATCACCCGCGACCTGCAACCCGAAGGCGGCGTGCGGCTGCTGCTCGACCTGTCCGCCTGCACCGGCTGCATGGCCTGTCTGCGCTCCTGCCCGCCCCAGGCGATTCACGAGCAGCGGCAGTGGCTGGCGCCCGCCTTCGAGCTGCCGATTTTGCTGCGGGAAAGCGACTCGGTGATGTAG
- a CDS encoding peptidoglycan D,D-transpeptidase FtsI family protein: MELKIRSRSRLMQIIALMMFATLVWAYAQIEWGPPNSITVKHQTVRGSVLASDGTVLARTLGDKRVYPQGTLAGQVLGMLGDSGGLEGIERTFDDSLQAGQDVRLTLDPSAQAIAETALARGVQTHQAQYGTVVMLETRTGRVLAAATYPPFDPGNWRGKADTQERVKNRAFLDAYEPGSTMKALTIAAALNDGITTPGTVYDTPMRRHVGGRWGHNIGDAVDHPPSLTTQQVLRYSSNVGMSHIVEGFTYQKLRDYLVAYGFGQKVNLTGAVTAQGILKPIEKWNDLERATNSFGQGVSGTTLQVAAAYNAVANDGLYVSPRLIEGAPAGERHEVVRASSARAVRDMLKNVVVEGKFASIDGYDLSGKTGTAQVATENGYSSSVYKSTYAGFFPSDTPRVTVAVMIHGAQGEYHGSQVAAPVFREIASGMLSEWGTAPEVTASEPAK; encoded by the coding sequence ATGGAACTGAAAATTCGTAGCCGCTCCCGCCTGATGCAGATCATCGCCCTGATGATGTTCGCCACGCTGGTGTGGGCCTACGCGCAAATCGAGTGGGGACCGCCCAACTCCATCACCGTCAAACATCAAACCGTGCGCGGCAGTGTGCTGGCGAGCGACGGCACCGTGCTGGCCCGCACGCTGGGCGACAAGCGCGTCTATCCCCAGGGCACCCTGGCCGGGCAGGTGCTGGGGATGCTGGGCGACTCGGGCGGCCTCGAAGGCATCGAGCGCACCTTCGACGACTCGCTGCAGGCCGGGCAGGACGTGCGGCTCACGCTCGACCCCTCGGCGCAGGCGATTGCCGAAACCGCGCTCGCACGCGGCGTTCAGACGCACCAGGCGCAGTACGGCACGGTGGTCATGCTCGAAACCCGCACCGGGCGCGTCCTGGCCGCCGCCACCTATCCGCCCTTCGACCCGGGCAACTGGCGCGGCAAGGCGGACACCCAGGAACGGGTCAAAAACCGCGCCTTTCTCGACGCCTACGAACCCGGCTCGACCATGAAGGCTCTGACCATCGCCGCCGCCCTCAACGACGGCATCACCACGCCGGGCACGGTGTACGACACCCCCATGCGCCGCCACGTCGGCGGACGCTGGGGCCACAACATCGGGGACGCGGTGGACCATCCGCCGAGCCTCACCACCCAGCAGGTGCTGCGCTACTCGTCGAACGTGGGTATGAGTCACATCGTCGAGGGCTTTACCTACCAGAAGCTGCGCGATTACCTCGTCGCCTACGGGTTCGGGCAAAAGGTGAACCTGACCGGCGCCGTGACCGCGCAGGGCATCCTCAAACCCATCGAGAAGTGGAACGACCTCGAGCGGGCCACCAACTCGTTCGGGCAGGGGGTCAGCGGCACCACCCTGCAGGTGGCGGCGGCCTACAACGCGGTCGCCAACGACGGCCTGTACGTCTCGCCGCGCCTGATCGAGGGCGCTCCGGCAGGCGAACGCCACGAGGTGGTCCGCGCCAGCTCGGCCCGTGCCGTGCGCGACATGCTGAAAAACGTGGTGGTCGAGGGCAAGTTCGCCAGCATCGACGGCTACGACCTGAGCGGCAAGACCGGCACCGCGCAGGTGGCGACCGAAAACGGCTACTCCAGCAGCGTGTACAAAAGCACCTACGCCGGGTTTTTCCCCAGCGATACCCCCCGCGTCACCGTGGCCGTGATGATTCACGGCGCTCAGGGCGAGTACCACGGCTCGCAGGTCGCGGCGCCCGTGTTCCGCGAAATCGCCTCGGGCATGCTCTCGGAATGGGGTACTGCGCCCGAAGTCACGGCCAGCGAACCGGCCAAGTAA
- the rsmH gene encoding 16S rRNA (cytosine(1402)-N(4))-methyltransferase RsmH has translation MTANQGPVSPFPETPDSEASLSHVPVLAAEIVEALAPAPGKVFVDGTLGGAGHTRLLLERGATVYGIDQDPYALERARQAGLPGLHVLQGNYRDMAGLLASAGVTQVDGILLDIGVSSFQLDDAGRGFSYHTEAPLDMRMSQSGESAADVVNDLDETELAALIYEYGEERHSRRIARFIVQARDKAPIETTVQLAEIIKRAYPGFSKGIHPARRTFQALRIYVNDELGALRDGLTAAQSLLAPGGRLAVISFHSLEDRIVKRFLLGSDVLTPLTKRPIVAAESEQADNPRARSAKLRVAERAAVPAPEAS, from the coding sequence ATGACTGCAAATCAGGGGCCTGTGTCCCCTTTTCCCGAAACTCCCGACTCCGAAGCCTCTCTCTCCCACGTTCCGGTGCTGGCCGCCGAAATCGTGGAGGCCCTGGCCCCGGCCCCCGGCAAGGTGTTTGTCGACGGGACGCTGGGCGGGGCCGGACACACCCGGCTGCTGCTGGAACGCGGCGCGACCGTGTACGGCATCGACCAGGACCCCTACGCCCTGGAGCGTGCCCGGCAAGCCGGACTGCCCGGACTGCACGTTCTGCAAGGCAACTACCGCGACATGGCCGGGCTGCTCGCCTCGGCGGGGGTCACGCAGGTGGACGGCATTCTGCTCGACATCGGCGTGAGCAGCTTTCAGCTCGACGACGCCGGGCGCGGGTTTTCGTACCACACGGAAGCCCCGCTCGACATGCGCATGAGCCAGAGCGGCGAGTCGGCCGCTGACGTGGTCAACGACCTGGACGAAACCGAACTCGCCGCGCTGATCTACGAGTACGGCGAGGAAAGGCACTCGCGCCGCATCGCCCGTTTCATCGTGCAGGCGCGGGACAAAGCCCCCATCGAGACCACGGTGCAGCTCGCGGAGATCATCAAGCGGGCGTATCCGGGGTTTTCCAAGGGGATTCACCCCGCCCGGCGGACCTTTCAGGCCCTGCGCATCTACGTCAACGACGAACTCGGCGCCCTGCGCGACGGGCTGACGGCGGCGCAGAGCCTGCTGGCCCCCGGTGGGCGGCTGGCCGTGATCAGCTTCCACTCGCTCGAAGACCGCATCGTCAAGCGCTTTTTGCTCGGCAGCGACGTGCTGACCCCGCTCACCAAGCGGCCCATCGTGGCCGCCGAGAGCGAGCAGGCCGACAACCCCCGCGCCCGCAGCGCCAAGTTGCGGGTGGCCGAGCGGGCCGCCGTGCCCGCGCCGGAGGCGAGCTAG
- the mraZ gene encoding division/cell wall cluster transcriptional repressor MraZ, translating to MPFGEYPYTIDDKGRVVMPPAFREFVEDGLILTRGMEGCLYAFPLPGWKRVEEQLEGLPLTDAGSRAFVRFFYSGASKARLDNQSRVSIPQTLRTFAGLESDVIVAGAPGRLELWNPQRWEAAIAAVQAEPPQPDLLANFVA from the coding sequence TTGCCGTTTGGTGAATACCCCTATACGATTGACGACAAGGGCCGCGTGGTCATGCCACCGGCCTTCCGTGAATTCGTGGAGGACGGCCTGATTCTCACGCGCGGCATGGAAGGGTGTCTGTACGCTTTTCCTCTGCCGGGCTGGAAACGGGTCGAGGAACAGCTTGAGGGCCTTCCCCTCACGGACGCCGGGTCGCGGGCGTTCGTGCGGTTTTTCTATTCCGGGGCCAGCAAGGCGCGGCTCGACAACCAGAGCCGGGTCAGCATTCCCCAGACCCTGCGCACCTTTGCGGGGCTGGAAAGCGACGTGATCGTGGCCGGTGCCCCCGGCAGGCTGGAACTCTGGAACCCCCAGCGCTGGGAAGCGGCCATCGCGGCCGTGCAGGCCGAGCCACCTCAACCTGACCTTCTCGCCAACTTCGTGGCGTGA
- a CDS encoding DUF423 domain-containing protein, whose protein sequence is MTARLALQAGALLAALSVAIGAFAAHALKTRLDPAMLANVETGARYQMYAALALMLLGALPFSTRAGWPLLLGAVIFGGSLYLMALTGLRWLGAITPIGGVLMIAGFVLLALDAARR, encoded by the coding sequence ATGACCGCTCGTCTCGCCCTGCAAGCCGGAGCTTTGCTCGCCGCCCTGAGTGTCGCCATCGGCGCCTTTGCCGCGCACGCCCTCAAAACCCGGCTCGACCCCGCCATGCTCGCCAACGTCGAGACGGGCGCCCGCTACCAGATGTACGCCGCGCTCGCGCTGATGCTGCTCGGCGCCCTGCCGTTCTCGACCCGCGCGGGCTGGCCGCTGCTGCTCGGCGCCGTGATTTTCGGCGGCTCGCTGTACCTGATGGCGCTGACCGGCCTGCGCTGGCTGGGGGCCATTACGCCCATCGGCGGCGTGCTCATGATTGCGGGCTTCGTGCTGCTCGCGCTCGACGCGGCCCGCCGGTAA